One genomic region from Jilunia laotingensis encodes:
- a CDS encoding PEGA domain-containing protein — protein sequence MRKQIVFTLLSMGFSCISFAQEAINQDSISVQQTDSVITDAATEKPVEEISIVSFRRLENDITARVTAPKRDQNNDLCAIIKVVTKDKALFFEPDALGIVAREDQPGEIWLYVPHGSKRITIKHERFGIIRNYFYNESIDKATVYELRLFVPEIQSNGTQIIERIVEKKATEQALMMNYSPSKARIYIDDELQNTNDNGAFSKVLPLGQHNYRVVAPHHTEEKGTFDIVPERPSALNVALQPTYGFMTVNSNKDHTKIYINKEMIGNAPYQSDTINVGKYTVRAERSWYLPQEREIEIRPTETNNVQFALERQKANVFLTAQYGTAFKGGKQTSFGLMAGICRKAGGYISIRTNGSPAVDWNGPSNPYGIYSGKVEKHHLSTLGGFMTRLAKPIYLYFGGGYIFRTLDWQISPDAPSYDKGEYQTVQNHSGGMFEAGLIGRYKFISLSAGVTFGIPDDGFGKYMEATIGIGYVFGR from the coding sequence ATGAGAAAACAAATCGTTTTCACGCTATTGTCCATGGGCTTCTCCTGTATCAGCTTTGCACAGGAAGCCATTAACCAGGACAGCATATCAGTACAACAAACAGACTCGGTCATAACCGATGCTGCAACAGAAAAGCCTGTAGAAGAGATTTCAATTGTCAGTTTTCGAAGATTGGAAAACGATATTACAGCAAGAGTTACAGCACCTAAACGTGATCAAAACAATGATTTATGTGCTATTATTAAAGTTGTGACCAAAGACAAAGCACTCTTTTTTGAGCCGGATGCCTTAGGAATCGTAGCACGCGAAGACCAGCCGGGTGAAATCTGGCTCTACGTACCACACGGTTCGAAGCGCATCACCATTAAACATGAACGTTTCGGAATCATCCGAAATTACTTCTACAACGAATCGATCGATAAGGCAACCGTTTATGAACTCAGATTATTCGTTCCGGAAATTCAAAGTAACGGTACACAAATCATCGAACGTATTGTGGAAAAGAAGGCAACCGAACAGGCGTTGATGATGAACTATTCTCCATCCAAAGCGCGCATCTATATCGATGATGAACTGCAAAACACAAATGACAACGGAGCTTTCTCAAAAGTCCTTCCTCTAGGACAGCATAATTACCGTGTTGTCGCTCCTCATCACACAGAAGAAAAAGGTACTTTCGACATTGTTCCTGAACGTCCGAGTGCTTTGAATGTGGCTTTGCAACCTACATACGGTTTTATGACGGTAAATTCTAACAAGGACCACACCAAAATTTATATCAACAAGGAAATGATAGGGAATGCCCCTTATCAATCCGATACCATCAATGTAGGTAAATACACGGTACGTGCCGAACGCTCTTGGTATTTGCCGCAAGAACGGGAAATAGAAATCAGACCGACCGAAACAAACAATGTGCAGTTTGCTCTTGAAAGACAAAAGGCGAATGTCTTTTTAACGGCACAATATGGTACAGCCTTCAAAGGCGGTAAACAAACTTCTTTCGGACTCATGGCAGGTATTTGCCGGAAAGCAGGTGGCTATATCAGCATACGAACCAACGGCAGTCCGGCAGTCGACTGGAATGGTCCTAGCAATCCCTACGGAATTTATTCCGGAAAAGTAGAAAAGCATCACCTTTCAACCTTGGGTGGATTTATGACAAGGTTAGCCAAACCGATATACCTCTATTTTGGAGGAGGATACATTTTCCGTACGTTGGATTGGCAAATTTCTCCGGATGCTCCTTCATACGACAAAGGTGAATATCAAACGGTTCAAAACCATTCCGGTGGCATGTTTGAAGCTGGTCTGATAGGCCGATATAAATTCATATCTCTTTCTGCAGGTGTCACTTTTGGTATCCCGGATGATGGTTTCGGTAAATATATGGAAGCCACCATCGGCATTGGTTATGTATTTGGAAGATAA